CTCCACTGGTGcttttcattttgatttgtagtgcaacgtaagaacttcacgacattcactaagacgcgacgcgagacaagacaaacacttattgttcttacTATTTAAACGGTTTAAAAATTACCTTAAATGTCGATCGGTTTCGGACGCGAAGCTGCCCATCTACGGGACAGTGTCCGAATGTCCACTGGTGCTATAGCTTCACGAACCCAAATTTCCGAACCGAAATTTACCACCCATACTgcacttcgtctcgacacatcgcttgctctgttgttcctggagcttagtGCCCTCTGCACCTGTGCCTACTGCTTGATCTTATAGATCttcgtttgggagagcatattctTATTATGCTGAAAAAATGGTACAAGAAAAAAGTTTTCGTCTACCGTCAATCTTAACATTTATTGATCTACGTTTTAGAATCTTTCAACAACACGATTTAATGATTGTAGCATACTACCAAgaacaaggatggaaaacaagggagcatgatgtgatttacgattaatcgcaaactgcacagatcgtaatctgtgcaaactgcgactaactattaatcctcacccatcataaccaaatgattttctcttggtaactctgagttgaccaaagcattgctagactgaaactagttcgaataattgagttactctccttcctcgttttgctttcaactcctaacaagaatttgctccatgggaatgagtgtctctatgacgtacgattctcgctctctcatccgggcgttcaattttcctttccgagcgcgtttacttcaatgaaactgggtaaaataaaaaaatgcgctacagcagataggacgactttaatgttttatgtttcacagaggatttctcagatggtgtttaaattaatcaagagactacaaacaataatccctctcaaatcactaattttatgagttaatgtaaatgcgttattggccaaggcttttacgacatcgaacacgtggtcttgcgagatatatgtttccgcctgcccaaatacagaccacttttttcggggccgaataaactggtgtctagaaaagaccttgattaccttgaattaataaaaaaaaacataaattagcgcaaatatgtcaacatgtgtttttttgtttaagcacgtaaatatttgctcatattttttttggattgtggcactctacataatttgtatgcagatagactatctacagtttgtgggggaatggaatactcatacaactcaaatggataatgattatctgctatcacaaagctgagaaattttttgacgttttgttttactattgattcattaaaaaaaaactttatttttaaatgtttccttatcctgagactggctcaccatattgcactgctactaaaaccgtaggctaacttcaaggatattttttattcattttcggcgaataatcaatagagtgccgtgttatgaaacatcagaatagcaaaaacaatattacgatcataaggtgttggacaggttattccagacgacattggaatatattccatctgatcatctttagaaaggttaatgaccttcaaaggataaatttatcttgggcacattgaattgatgttcatgacttccagtcggacgtttgttcgctctgataataattgtgtggtcctcacaaagcatatattccaatgccgtcagttcactgaaattattcgcataccgtttgatgataaggtaggatgttgataatcatttgctgcgatacctattgttccaacagtattcattcgacaatatgaagactgaatacctgaaattaaccagattctaccatgcaaatctgcggtcaaagcagtatgtacacttgagagatgcaacaagtttgaagggatataaaaaaacattagtcgttcgacaaatctactgccacatatgtcggaagtccacgatacatgaatatcatacgtccatactatttcattacatttattcgcaacgaagaacgtaaccacacagaattgaattaatcaaatatgtgatccgttttatctacaaaatacaaaaagggtctgaaattcaatcgaattcgaaaggtgtttcgtgaagtcactaattgaattactggtggaaaaattatttggagagaaatgtgaatgttcagaattattggaatctaaaaacgattttgggcgggatgagattcgcccaaatctgctggtaataaaattaatcaattgcatccattacccgtctgctgtttatcgggcgggagacgacagcaaaataaaatcgacacgagactgagtcagccactcactgcggacagtgcaatagagaattaaaaatccctcgatgagtgtcgtaagatttcagttgatcgtctcttgttacactttccgaacaagaactcatcatccgctctatggaatgggattaatcgtttgtggcttgcactcacgataaaacttgagtagtagaagtaatgcttcgagagtgcaagcagtggggattccgctctcatattgcttttttgagatcttggtagctcaccgttccaagtattctctctgtgtacatatgaagaataaaagagcctcgcctgctgggggtgatttaaaaacatccgactagagggatatacttattcattgatcgttgaatgtgattttttaccatccctgaccAAGAATGTGACCAACAACGACGAATCATACATTCGACTACCACATTTTATAGATCTTCTTTTATGTGATAAAAACATTATTATTCATTGTCATCCTATATCGTGTTTTCATTCAATGTTGATAAGAAATGTAAACCGACTGACCTTCACATAGCAGAGGTATAAAATTGttcaagtttttcaaaattttcctctATCAGAGAACCATCAACCAAATGTGTGTATTTACCGTTAATAATTGTATCAAATACCCTCCGGTCAGTCAACGTTAACAACACATATTGCTACAAAAGGCGCTTCTGCTCATGATGCAAACCAAatgcaaaacaaaaatccaGTTTCTGCGCGGCTAAAAGCAAAACCGGATCTGTATCAAGCGCTGGTACCAGAAACTAATATAAAGTGATGATTCACATCGAGCACCGAATTACTACCATTCTGCGGATAGTGCGAGGTGAACATCTAGTTCCACATTGCATctataatattaaaatttcgTAATTTATTTCGCTCCACAGAATGGCGCTTCCTCAGTTATTAGTATTCACGTGCTTTTTGTTGCAGCTCATCTTAGCCAGTGGAACACAAGATCTGCGTGAGCAATATGACGACATCAGTATCCTTCAGAGGCGATGTCCGTGTGTTCCGATCAACACCTGTCGCACGCAAGTCATTAGTTTGAGTGAACAAAACTACCTCAACAATTTCTTCCGCTGTCCAGATGAAACCCTCAGTCATTGTTGTGGTTCTTATTTCTCCACTCTTGGTGATGATGATTTCTACTTCGATGGGCGGAATGGAGAGAAAGTTTTTGTTGTTATGGCGCAACCAGTGACCACCGAGAAACTCACCGCTTCTGCTGTTATAACAGTTCTGCCGGAAGCCGTGCCCACGACGAcagttatcgccgatacaaCTCTTGAAACAACAACTTCTGATGCAACTGAACCTTCAACAACGGAATTCACAACAACTACGGAAATGTTCACTGCTACAGAGGTCATCACAACAGGGGCTTCTGCAGAGGAAACCGAAACTACAACAGCTGCTCATGTGACGACAATGACAGCTCCAACTAAGCGACGCTTTCGGAAACTGTTAAGTAGAATTAAAAACACGTCCACGTTGAAACCTCGAAAACCATCAACATTTTCTAGCACAACAGTAGCATCCCAAACTGGCCATCGAAGTACCTCTacgacaacggaacgaatttGGACCATTCCAACTCGAAAAGCGCTTTACAATCCAGAATTTCGGAAACGATACCATGCGGGACGGTTTCAACAAGGACGAGACGAATAGGCTTTCTCATCTGAAATCAACTGTCTCGATGTGTTCAGTTATTGTTAAATATTTTAATGGTTAATAAACTTACACAACTGTTACAAATTGAGTTGATGTCCAGCCGGAACATGTGTTCGCAGGGTTCGAACCACACCGCTCTTAGACCTTCTTAACAATTTGGACAACGTCTTCGTCGTTCAGCACGTGATCGATGCCCACTTTCTGGGGCTGATGCTTGACAGAGGAACCCCACACGAGGGCGCTGAAACGAGcaaatcatgaattcatctctacTCATCTTGTATTCGCGAGCCAATGATAGATTACTATTTAAATTCCTTGGCGATTGTGCGATGCAACTTATTGCAGAAACTCTCGATGCTCGTATGTTCACTGTGCAACACGATTGGTGAACTGTAATCCGGAAGCTGTC
The Toxorhynchites rutilus septentrionalis strain SRP chromosome 2, ASM2978413v1, whole genome shotgun sequence genome window above contains:
- the LOC129764500 gene encoding uncharacterized protein LOC129764500 isoform X2, with protein sequence MALPQLLVFTCFLLQLILASGTQDLREQYDDISILQRRCPCVPINTCRTQVISLSEQNYLNNFFRCPDETLSHCCGSYFSTLGDDDFYFDGRNGEKVFVVMAQPVTTEKLTASAVITVLPEAVPTTTVIADTTLETTTSDATEPSTTEFTTTTEMFTATEVITTGASAEETETTTAAHVTTMTAPTKRRFRKLLTQQ
- the LOC129764500 gene encoding mucin-2-like isoform X1 — encoded protein: MALPQLLVFTCFLLQLILASGTQDLREQYDDISILQRRCPCVPINTCRTQVISLSEQNYLNNFFRCPDETLSHCCGSYFSTLGDDDFYFDGRNGEKVFVVMAQPVTTEKLTASAVITVLPEAVPTTTVIADTTLETTTSDATEPSTTEFTTTTEMFTATEVITTGASAEETETTTAAHVTTMTAPTKRRFRKLLSRIKNTSTLKPRKPSTFSSTTVASQTGHRSTSTTTERIWTIPTRKALYNPEFRKRYHAGRFQQGRDE